From a region of the Deltaproteobacteria bacterium genome:
- a CDS encoding CpaF family protein, with protein sequence MTYRSGAYVSAEEIRQLYFGASHLAKKTDGGTSALLAREVVDLTSSARFVVSEARRILSEERARGAIEQHVDEETLLELVRRIESQHGEDLGEREARAVVQALQVMRLDYDVLTPLIENPEVSDVIVKNWKDISVQVRGRKNLQTDLRFHDESAYKAFVQNLLKRVGKACTVKQSIVDAAIESDIRVCVTHESFSPPGSGPMLTIRIARHKDVSIEKLATYQLAPREILDYLAMTISTLGNTALIAGEVGTGKTTLARALASVMPEQEAILVIEDTHEIVLNRPFVRTLLTREDNIEGVGRITPSRAIRTGMRMAMNRVVLGEMRDGETAEAFIDVCSSGHAGLSTIHARSARDALGRLELLLSRVRSGVGAENIRREIANAVGIVVHLAVDKTGRHRIMEVLELGSAADGLLQVQPMFAFVGTERGSKWKRLSGVSRWDRLLRNAGVNMPAVNCEFGFGKDAAEGSDE encoded by the coding sequence ATGACTTACCGCTCCGGGGCTTATGTGTCAGCAGAGGAAATTCGCCAGCTGTACTTTGGCGCTAGTCATTTGGCAAAAAAGACTGACGGCGGGACATCGGCTCTGCTTGCTCGAGAGGTCGTAGACCTTACGAGTTCAGCTCGTTTCGTCGTGTCGGAGGCGCGCCGCATACTTAGCGAGGAGAGAGCTAGGGGGGCAATCGAGCAACATGTTGACGAGGAGACACTCCTAGAACTTGTCCGTAGAATAGAAAGTCAGCACGGAGAGGATTTGGGGGAGCGAGAGGCACGAGCTGTCGTTCAGGCTTTGCAAGTAATGCGGCTCGACTACGACGTGTTGACGCCGCTGATCGAAAATCCCGAAGTTAGTGATGTAATCGTTAAAAATTGGAAAGACATAAGTGTTCAGGTTAGGGGAAGAAAAAATCTTCAGACGGATCTTCGATTTCACGATGAGTCTGCTTATAAGGCATTTGTGCAAAATCTGCTAAAGCGCGTCGGCAAGGCATGCACCGTGAAGCAATCCATTGTAGATGCTGCGATTGAGTCCGATATTCGCGTTTGCGTTACACACGAGTCGTTTTCTCCGCCGGGATCTGGCCCCATGCTGACGATTAGAATTGCGCGACACAAGGATGTGAGCATTGAGAAGCTTGCTACCTATCAATTAGCCCCTCGCGAAATACTTGATTATCTAGCCATGACGATCTCAACCCTTGGCAATACTGCGCTAATTGCCGGCGAGGTCGGAACTGGGAAGACAACGCTAGCGCGGGCCTTGGCATCGGTCATGCCAGAGCAGGAGGCCATATTGGTCATAGAAGATACTCATGAGATCGTCCTAAATAGGCCCTTTGTCCGAACGTTGCTTACTAGGGAGGACAATATCGAGGGAGTTGGGCGCATTACTCCCTCGCGCGCAATACGCACAGGAATGCGCATGGCTATGAATCGGGTGGTGTTAGGCGAAATGAGAGATGGCGAGACGGCAGAGGCATTTATCGATGTGTGCTCGTCTGGGCATGCTGGATTGTCTACTATTCATGCACGAAGCGCCCGAGATGCGCTCGGTAGGCTGGAGCTGTTACTGTCGCGAGTGAGGTCAGGGGTTGGGGCTGAAAATATCAGGCGCGAGATAGCCAATGCAGTTGGGATCGTAGTCCACCTGGCGGTGGATAAGACCGGTAGACATCGCATAATGGAGGTTCTCGAGTTGGGTTCGGCGGCGGATGGGTTGCTGCAAGTTCAGCCAATGTTTGCGTTCGTTGGAACCGAGAGAGGGTCAAAATGGAAAAGGCTAAGTGGTGTCTCGCGTTGGGATAGGTTGCTACGGAACGCCGGTGTAAACATGCCCGCGGTAAATTGCGAGTTTGGTTTTGGTAAGGACGCGGCGGAGGGCAGTGATGAGTAG
- a CDS encoding DUF4388 domain-containing protein codes for MDRNKQQLWRANATAEPLNAHCCLYLGNDELVANNIRAFYSLHGYKFSVLKAKSEREVNDIVAKNRIAFVLAHVSDPSLAGQSLSPSFPLPAVWSPPLVIAVNKEPNSNELENFRRQGAILVVGSMDSSMKHEKELLSIISGKAYKYHATSLLKVLWASVKNEGLMMLVVVSSKGWHGSIYIENNMLVHAETLSKVGLDALIELIPLQNTWCQEHRVFIPPPEAMTFLPLNEAILRAMGKLDEQGDWSSGFSHPSESPDIANVFISASASSRHDIGRQQKLERLSEKAPQPPAAHVKTSSESHGATLIEFPRGFQNREEKTSQNHDREITQTDKGRTTMGQLANLLSIGDKLNGLVCADFSGTVVEEHGEIDGQTAAAVAQLSEGTVAEIGDLLDLGAPRQWVSQSADNAIYVIIGRDALVTAVGEPVNSPLISLNKLVTGGGN; via the coding sequence ATGGATAGAAATAAACAACAGCTATGGAGAGCAAACGCGACCGCAGAGCCGCTAAACGCTCACTGCTGTCTATACCTTGGGAATGACGAACTTGTAGCAAACAATATTAGGGCATTCTACTCCTTACATGGATATAAGTTTAGCGTTCTAAAGGCTAAGAGCGAGAGAGAAGTTAATGATATAGTAGCAAAAAACCGAATTGCATTTGTATTGGCACATGTGTCAGATCCTTCCTTAGCTGGTCAAAGCCTCTCTCCATCATTCCCTCTTCCTGCCGTTTGGAGTCCGCCATTAGTTATTGCCGTTAACAAAGAACCGAATTCAAACGAGCTAGAAAATTTTAGGCGCCAAGGAGCCATCTTAGTTGTTGGCAGCATGGACTCCAGCATGAAACACGAGAAGGAACTACTTTCTATTATTAGCGGCAAAGCTTACAAATATCATGCAACTTCGCTTCTAAAAGTACTATGGGCATCAGTAAAAAACGAGGGGTTAATGATGCTTGTTGTGGTCTCTTCCAAAGGGTGGCACGGAAGTATCTACATAGAAAACAACATGTTAGTTCATGCTGAAACGCTCAGCAAAGTTGGACTAGACGCACTAATTGAGCTAATTCCACTGCAAAATACCTGGTGTCAGGAGCATAGGGTTTTTATACCGCCTCCTGAAGCTATGACTTTCTTACCTTTAAACGAAGCCATACTTAGAGCTATGGGAAAACTAGATGAACAGGGCGATTGGAGTTCTGGTTTTTCGCATCCTAGCGAATCTCCTGATATCGCTAATGTTTTCATTTCGGCCTCAGCTTCTTCCAGACACGATATCGGGCGACAGCAAAAGCTAGAGCGTTTGAGTGAAAAAGCACCACAACCTCCAGCCGCTCATGTTAAGACTAGTAGCGAATCACACGGCGCTACTTTAATTGAATTTCCTAGAGGTTTTCAAAATCGAGAGGAAAAAACCTCTCAAAATCACGATAGAGAGATTACACAAACAGACAAAGGACGCACGACAATGGGGCAACTTGCAAACTTATTAAGCATTGGCGATAAATTGAATGGTCTAGTATGTGCCGATTTTTCGGGAACAGTTGTCGAAGAACATGGAGAAATTGATGGACAAACGGCGGCTGCGGTAGCACAATTATCAGAGGGCACGGTTGCCGAAATCGGCGATTTACTCGATCTAGGTGCGCCACGGCAGTGGGTGAGCCAATCCGCAGACAATGCAATCTATGTTATAATTGGTCGAGACGCTTTAGTGACAGCTGTGGGAGAGCCAGTTAACTCTCCTTTAATATCCCTCAACAAACTCGTGACAGGGGGAGGTAATTAG
- the amt gene encoding ammonium transporter, with the protein MDTIFNTKATIHSSKIAISAILAVAIWALIAPDVVFAQGAISAVEVVSTRLDMLWVIICAMLIFGMQLGFLCFTLGCIREKNTTVVALKNVGDWVVVTIVYFLFGFAINFGLSDSSFIGKGFFLGNGLDEPREIMYFVFQLAFAGTSATIVSGAMAERTSFKAYLAFMICMGCFIYPMFSYWVWGNGLVYSNQPWLQQLGFRDFAGASVVHNIGGWSSLVGAWIVGPRIGRYKSDGTLCNLERTNSPYWLCVGTFILWVGWWGFNGGSFLEWNEQVPGVILNTNIAGAVGGIFAFSHCCLFQRNEDIYAKSIGGILGGLVAITACADVVSPVSATVIGLLAGIIHNLSYDLVLKKLRLDDVVAAVPVHGFCGAWGLLCVALFGKPESLPAGSMLEQLLSQVIGIVVCFAWSVGTSLLCFFLIKSSVGIRVPAMHEIRGLKVSELDSDEDAE; encoded by the coding sequence ATGGACACAATATTCAACACCAAAGCTACTATTCACAGCAGTAAAATAGCCATTTCAGCTATTCTTGCAGTGGCGATATGGGCGTTAATCGCACCAGATGTCGTTTTTGCTCAAGGCGCTATCAGTGCAGTAGAGGTAGTGAGCACCAGGTTAGATATGCTTTGGGTAATTATATGCGCAATGCTTATCTTTGGAATGCAGCTTGGATTTTTGTGCTTCACCCTCGGATGCATAAGAGAGAAAAACACAACAGTAGTTGCTCTAAAGAACGTTGGAGACTGGGTTGTAGTAACGATTGTATACTTTCTCTTCGGCTTTGCCATCAACTTCGGGCTTAGCGATAGCAGTTTTATCGGCAAGGGCTTCTTCCTTGGCAACGGCTTGGACGAGCCACGGGAGATAATGTATTTCGTCTTTCAGCTTGCCTTTGCAGGCACTTCGGCCACTATTGTTTCCGGCGCTATGGCCGAGCGCACTAGCTTTAAGGCTTACCTAGCTTTTATGATTTGCATGGGTTGCTTTATTTATCCGATGTTTAGCTACTGGGTATGGGGGAATGGCTTGGTCTACAGCAACCAGCCCTGGCTACAGCAACTTGGATTTAGGGATTTCGCGGGCGCTAGCGTAGTTCACAACATAGGCGGTTGGTCATCATTAGTAGGAGCTTGGATAGTTGGTCCACGTATCGGCCGTTACAAAAGCGATGGAACGCTCTGCAACCTAGAACGCACCAATAGCCCGTACTGGCTATGCGTTGGAACATTTATTTTATGGGTAGGCTGGTGGGGATTTAATGGGGGGAGTTTTCTCGAGTGGAACGAGCAAGTTCCTGGCGTTATTCTAAACACAAATATTGCGGGTGCAGTAGGAGGAATATTTGCCTTTTCGCATTGCTGCTTGTTTCAAAGAAATGAAGACATATACGCAAAATCCATCGGTGGCATTCTCGGCGGACTCGTTGCAATAACGGCTTGCGCCGACGTAGTCTCTCCCGTTTCCGCAACTGTAATCGGCCTATTGGCAGGAATAATTCACAACTTAAGTTACGATCTCGTTTTGAAGAAATTGCGCTTAGATGACGTAGTGGCGGCGGTTCCCGTTCACGGCTTTTGCGGAGCCTGGGGTCTTCTATGCGTAGCTCTGTTTGGGAAACCGGAGTCGCTACCAGCCGGCTCTATGCTAGAACAGCTTCTCTCGCAGGTTATTGGAATAGTCGTGTGCTTTGCCTGGTCCGTAGGCACATCCTTGCTATGTTTCTTCCTAATTAAATCTTCGGTGGGAATTAGAGTGCCGGCAATGCACGAAATTCGAGGGTTAAAAGTTTCGGAACTAGACTCAGATGAAGATGCCGAATAA
- the cpaB gene encoding Flp pilus assembly protein CpaB yields the protein MPRRFRRATGFHVYLAIGSFLLIGATAIKLVWDGSARKSTEIESPRYVANGFDFVELPVPLSEVERGAPLGSVEYATVSWSRANSPDSYVQNIEQFKNARAIMTLASRVPIPLSSVTTGDMDTNALIEKIPEGMRAITVAVNEETAVEGWAQSGTYVDVISLSADSKDGKLAARVIAENVKILSAGRSLVPSAVGDTAPRAPTTVTILCNQKDALKIKMAAKVGSITFSLRGVVDSEPTRVVTLNENTLHGGLEHNASPSSRYVGEAKGPDGSVYYLRKGDYKWVKRGAAVEAVDSPEASQP from the coding sequence ATGCCTCGAAGGTTCAGAAGAGCTACGGGGTTTCATGTCTATTTGGCGATTGGAAGCTTTTTGCTAATAGGTGCAACGGCAATTAAACTCGTTTGGGACGGAAGTGCTCGCAAGTCAACAGAGATTGAGTCGCCCAGATACGTTGCGAATGGATTTGATTTTGTGGAGCTGCCAGTTCCGTTATCCGAGGTGGAGCGCGGCGCTCCGCTAGGAAGCGTTGAATACGCAACTGTCTCCTGGTCTAGGGCTAACTCGCCAGATAGTTACGTGCAAAACATTGAGCAATTTAAAAATGCTCGCGCCATAATGACGCTTGCCAGTAGAGTGCCAATTCCCCTGTCCTCAGTGACGACTGGGGATATGGACACAAATGCGCTCATTGAAAAAATTCCCGAGGGCATGAGGGCAATTACGGTAGCTGTGAACGAGGAGACTGCTGTAGAAGGTTGGGCGCAATCTGGAACCTATGTCGATGTAATTTCACTCTCTGCGGATTCTAAAGATGGAAAACTAGCGGCTCGCGTAATAGCCGAGAATGTAAAGATTCTCTCGGCCGGCAGATCGCTAGTTCCTAGCGCAGTGGGAGATACGGCGCCACGAGCCCCTACCACCGTCACCATTCTGTGCAATCAAAAGGATGCTCTTAAGATAAAGATGGCTGCGAAAGTTGGGAGCATAACTTTCTCCCTTCGCGGCGTAGTAGATAGCGAGCCTACTCGCGTAGTTACGTTGAATGAAAACACTCTGCACGGTGGTTTGGAACATAACGCCTCGCCATCCTCTCGCTACGTGGGAGAAGCGAAGGGGCCAGATGGTTCGGTGTATTATTTGCGAAAAGGGGACTACAAGTGGGTGAAGCGCGGCGCGGCAGTTGAGGCTGTAGATTCTCCGGAGGCTTCACAACCATGA
- a CDS encoding type II secretion system F family protein, with amino-acid sequence MMLAGFAKRGGARRRLESLFVADERAVHVDSLFKLPRSERNSESSSLLLLIEQARVPLSRAMLLLLCAISGTALFALSSMLLIRPVAIGFFVVGFIAPLMWLRRRARERAVMFLEDYPSVLLATSSSVRAGLTPVNALERAVELLPESSLCRQETKKLVADLNANVPLSVALMHYGRSVCLPELELFRMAFLMVMDSGGRFAPALKRLAQVSSDTSVLMQEAQVATASMRMTGNLLLLLLPVLLSILNSQNDNYWNLLLNHPVGEAASSVGIVVIVVGQLVLRIMSDFKP; translated from the coding sequence TTGATGCTAGCGGGTTTTGCAAAACGCGGTGGTGCTCGAAGGAGGTTGGAGTCTCTTTTTGTAGCCGATGAGCGCGCAGTGCATGTCGACTCTTTGTTTAAATTGCCCCGATCGGAGCGCAATTCGGAGTCGAGTAGTCTTCTCCTGCTAATTGAACAAGCGAGGGTTCCGTTGTCTCGAGCAATGCTATTGCTGCTTTGCGCCATCAGCGGCACCGCCTTGTTTGCCTTGTCATCGATGCTGTTAATTAGGCCGGTAGCAATTGGCTTCTTTGTGGTGGGCTTTATCGCACCTCTTATGTGGCTACGAAGGCGAGCGCGAGAGCGAGCAGTGATGTTTTTAGAGGATTACCCGAGCGTTTTGCTTGCCACCTCCTCGAGTGTCAGGGCTGGGTTAACTCCAGTAAACGCACTAGAGCGAGCCGTTGAGCTATTACCGGAAAGCAGTTTGTGTCGTCAGGAGACGAAAAAATTGGTAGCTGATCTTAATGCCAATGTGCCCCTTAGTGTTGCGTTGATGCATTATGGCAGAAGTGTTTGCCTTCCAGAGCTAGAGCTGTTTCGTATGGCATTTCTCATGGTAATGGATAGTGGGGGAAGATTTGCGCCTGCGCTTAAGAGACTGGCGCAGGTGTCTAGCGATACTTCGGTTCTTATGCAGGAGGCGCAAGTGGCGACAGCTTCCATGCGCATGACCGGTAATCTTCTCTTGCTGTTGTTGCCGGTGCTTTTGTCGATACTTAACTCTCAAAACGACAATTACTGGAATCTGCTATTAAACCATCCGGTCGGAGAGGCTGCCTCGTCGGTGGGGATAGTCGTGATTGTTGTTGGACAGTTGGTTCTGCGCATTATGAGTGATTTTAAGCCATGA
- a CDS encoding OmpA family protein, which translates to MTIENEEEEIISKRRAAIAQLFQILFVPAIIILIMMAIFTGNEPQVAEEEQEEDLATEESAVENTIVAAVNQDRDEKLTGDTAQPTAVTDIKPEQSGQSPEAIPQQENIPDSATTSQTAELQNNIPSPSPETVATNTSVAVDTPAPQIPSTEPTQPTDTLPLDSKTTKTTSAQQQFTVGKEVIYPNQYKPAEVQALNVNSSLIAELVSRLNECPGRIVIVGHSDTTGEDQSNAILSKLRADNVLKVLSQHGLQKSASTEGAGSKFPLGDNSTSEGRNKNRRVAIQCRKAAN; encoded by the coding sequence ATGACTATAGAAAATGAAGAAGAAGAGATAATCAGCAAGCGACGCGCAGCAATAGCGCAATTGTTTCAAATCTTATTCGTGCCGGCAATTATCATTCTAATAATGATGGCAATATTCACTGGAAACGAGCCGCAAGTGGCAGAAGAAGAACAAGAAGAAGATTTGGCAACTGAAGAGAGCGCAGTTGAAAACACAATAGTTGCCGCCGTTAACCAGGATAGAGATGAAAAGCTCACAGGCGATACTGCACAACCGACGGCCGTAACTGACATCAAGCCAGAGCAATCAGGACAGTCTCCAGAAGCCATTCCACAGCAAGAAAATATTCCAGATTCAGCAACAACTTCACAAACGGCAGAACTGCAAAATAACATTCCTTCACCATCCCCTGAGACAGTCGCCACTAATACATCAGTAGCAGTAGATACTCCGGCTCCACAAATTCCATCTACAGAACCAACCCAACCTACTGACACACTGCCGCTAGACAGCAAGACTACCAAGACGACTTCGGCGCAGCAACAATTCACGGTTGGCAAGGAAGTTATATACCCAAATCAATACAAACCCGCTGAAGTTCAAGCACTAAACGTCAATAGTAGCCTAATTGCAGAATTAGTTTCTAGGCTGAACGAATGCCCTGGCAGGATAGTTATTGTTGGACATAGCGACACTACCGGCGAAGATCAATCAAACGCGATTCTTAGCAAACTAAGGGCTGATAACGTTCTAAAAGTCCTTTCACAACATGGGCTGCAAAAATCAGCTTCGACCGAAGGAGCTGGAAGCAAATTCCCGCTGGGAGACAATTCCACCTCGGAAGGGCGCAATAAGAACCGAAGAGTAGCTATACAATGCCGCAAGGCCGCGAATTAG
- a CDS encoding AAA family ATPase, protein MARVVCVDMNAEKRQELKALLEDAHRESRQSTGYLEPSQYVSCSKEQVIVSSPPDVIVIGPGFSVEDAHITCKDINGIHPKVPIAVILDPANYSLRSIRRLEKHARLILLSDDKPMRIVHELGSLHHAKSTDPQGKLITCIGVKGGVGTTSVVGGLAHAAEAVGMSAVVVDLSPQSVFPFYMGTTTWQSPEYRSLLMDRIQPDKTIVRKMVTTAPNGINLLLPPSGGLDVREQWLRNEECFEISLSIMDYLREDFDLVLVDIGCVEGVLTFALNSNASARLVVSSNDPASVHLLRNALVSLSEIPGSAGSSVILNEINQYGIDTKDIRYFLDEQDELLGTNTQCYALALDPRAGAWIGTKNSFYTEARSATRAVLEQVVVGLSGQVHNPVLSDKTRPSSLLGLLSRLVRREPEEKSQIPRVALPPLEMRSDEGLGQPFHKAEVRSVGSMEEPFRLFESAKVINE, encoded by the coding sequence ATGGCACGAGTAGTATGTGTCGACATGAATGCCGAAAAGCGGCAAGAACTCAAGGCTTTGCTGGAAGATGCGCACAGAGAATCTCGCCAATCTACTGGATACCTGGAGCCGTCTCAATATGTAAGTTGCTCTAAGGAACAGGTAATCGTCAGTTCGCCACCAGACGTAATAGTGATTGGGCCCGGCTTTTCGGTAGAAGATGCTCACATTACATGTAAGGACATAAACGGCATTCATCCAAAAGTTCCCATCGCCGTAATTCTCGATCCTGCTAATTATTCCTTGCGTTCCATTCGGAGACTAGAAAAGCACGCGCGCTTAATACTTTTAAGCGATGACAAGCCGATGCGCATCGTTCATGAGTTGGGTTCGCTCCATCACGCGAAGTCCACAGATCCGCAAGGTAAGCTAATTACTTGTATCGGAGTTAAAGGCGGAGTCGGCACGACCTCTGTTGTCGGTGGATTGGCGCATGCTGCCGAAGCTGTAGGCATGTCGGCGGTAGTCGTCGATCTTTCGCCACAAAGCGTCTTTCCATTTTATATGGGAACAACTACCTGGCAGTCGCCAGAATACCGGTCGCTACTTATGGACCGCATACAGCCGGACAAAACCATCGTGCGAAAGATGGTGACGACTGCTCCCAATGGAATAAACTTGTTGTTGCCACCGAGCGGTGGCTTGGATGTGCGAGAACAGTGGCTTCGCAATGAGGAGTGTTTTGAAATCAGCTTGTCGATAATGGATTATCTTCGAGAGGATTTCGATCTCGTTCTGGTCGATATAGGTTGCGTCGAAGGCGTGTTGACTTTTGCCTTAAATAGTAACGCATCTGCCAGGCTGGTCGTGTCGTCAAACGATCCCGCATCTGTTCACTTATTGCGAAATGCGCTTGTTTCCCTTAGCGAGATACCCGGCAGTGCCGGCAGTAGTGTAATACTAAATGAGATAAACCAGTACGGTATCGACACAAAAGATATTCGATATTTTCTCGACGAGCAGGATGAGCTGCTAGGAACTAATACCCAGTGCTATGCGCTGGCCCTAGATCCAAGGGCTGGCGCTTGGATTGGCACGAAGAACAGCTTCTATACAGAGGCCCGATCTGCTACGCGCGCAGTTCTCGAGCAAGTTGTTGTTGGCTTGAGCGGACAGGTGCACAATCCAGTGTTAAGCGACAAGACGCGCCCATCGTCCTTATTGGGGTTGCTCTCTCGCCTGGTTAGGAGAGAGCCAGAGGAGAAGAGCCAGATCCCAAGAGTGGCCTTGCCGCCGCTAGAGATGCGATCCGATGAGGGCTTGGGGCAGCCGTTTCATAAAGCCGAGGTTCGTTCAGTTGGCAGTATGGAAGAGCCGTTTAGGCTGTTTGAGAGTGCTAAGGTCATTAACGAATGA
- a CDS encoding type II secretion system F family protein yields the protein MIYQLLALGIVGLLLALWWLRGHHNNRSVERVESLLAGEDMLLAQAELEREVDSRGGARIAYLQSSLGKAGGISSMERRKLVFWLSSMPILSLCFGAVCAGLAGGIIGAYIGVMLSLFYYRHRVRDFTRELCYRLPMVLESFILLVESGLEILPALERLVSLDSNSRGRNPVIKILNLVYQLTSHGLPFNQASKLVANACNQKVLRHVLLHLDISGSEGGEIIKSLQSLSDYAHAEWKQSVSVRIKRLENKVVFPIFASVLGLLVLAAAGPFASIADFKGEMEKRRADVSSAKSLINVNRSLGGR from the coding sequence ATGATTTACCAACTGCTTGCGCTGGGTATTGTCGGTCTGTTGCTTGCTCTGTGGTGGTTGCGAGGGCACCATAATAATCGCAGTGTCGAGCGAGTAGAATCACTGCTTGCAGGCGAAGATATGTTGTTGGCGCAAGCTGAGTTGGAGAGAGAGGTGGATTCTCGTGGCGGTGCGCGCATTGCATATCTGCAATCGAGCTTGGGAAAGGCTGGCGGAATTTCTAGCATGGAGCGGCGCAAGTTAGTGTTTTGGTTGTCGTCGATGCCTATTTTGTCGCTCTGTTTCGGAGCTGTTTGTGCAGGATTAGCGGGTGGAATTATTGGCGCTTATATTGGAGTGATGCTGTCGCTTTTTTACTACCGACATAGAGTAAGGGATTTTACGAGGGAGCTTTGCTATCGCCTGCCGATGGTGCTGGAGTCTTTTATTTTGTTAGTGGAGTCTGGACTAGAGATTCTTCCGGCCCTGGAGCGGCTGGTGTCGTTAGATTCTAATAGTCGCGGTAGGAATCCGGTGATAAAAATACTGAACTTGGTCTATCAGTTGACCTCTCATGGACTGCCTTTTAATCAAGCCTCGAAGTTAGTAGCTAATGCTTGCAATCAAAAAGTTCTTCGCCATGTCTTGTTGCACTTAGATATAAGTGGCTCGGAGGGAGGGGAGATAATAAAATCTTTGCAGAGCCTTAGCGACTACGCTCATGCCGAGTGGAAGCAGTCGGTAAGTGTTCGAATAAAGAGGTTGGAAAACAAAGTAGTGTTTCCCATCTTTGCTTCTGTTTTGGGGCTGTTGGTATTGGCGGCGGCGGGTCCTTTTGCGTCGATTGCCGATTTTAAGGGAGAGATGGAGAAAAGAAGGGCCGATGTATCGTCGGCCAAATCGCTAATAAATGTTAACAGGTCTTTGGGGGGAAGGTAG